One Panicum virgatum strain AP13 chromosome 3N, P.virgatum_v5, whole genome shotgun sequence DNA segment encodes these proteins:
- the LOC120667006 gene encoding inactive protein RESTRICTED TEV MOVEMENT 2-like, whose protein sequence is MDRRRGAAREYEDFDPVVEWKLPGEDQDVVEISLPGFRKDQVRVQVDNHGVLRATGERPARGGRWARFKKDLRLPDNCDANGVRARFEGEKLIITLPIVAAAGAVASPTPSPPETETSPLPLGTAAAGPGQMEPALQERKIAVSPPSPAPLPWLPIRHEEEAWKKQLQDATSPAALPPRLPEEKNKSKKQKGTGGPSGKSQAQAVGDAPVPPPEPTRQLLVNAVAAAVVLVGIIWWAWRNATSAAERPIESCPFEMDRNF, encoded by the coding sequence ATGGACCGTCGGCGGGGCGCCGCGcgggagtacgaggacttcgaCCCTGTCGTGGAGTGGAAGCTGCCCGGCGAGGACCAGGACGTGGTGGAGATCTCGCTGCCGGGGTTCCGCAAGGACCAGGTGAGGGTGCAGGTGGACAACCACGGCGTGCTCCGCGCCACCGGGGAGCGCCCGGCGAGGGGTGGCCGGTGGGCGCGGTTCAAGAAGGACCTCCGCCTCCCCGACAACTGCGACGCCAACGGCGTCCGCGCCAGGTTCGAGGGCGAGAAGCTCATCATCACGCTCCCCATCGTCGCCGCGGCCGGAGCGGTGGCGTCCCCGACGCCGTCTCCTCCGGAGACTGAGACGTCGCCGTTGCCACTTGGGACGGCAGCTGCTGGTCCGGGGCAAATGGAACCTGCCTTGCAGGAGAGAAAAATCGCTGTGTCACCCCCTTCTCCGGCACCCCTGCCTTGGCTGCCTATCCGTCACGAAGAGGAAGCGTGGAAGAAGCAACTGCAAGATGCTACTTCTCCGGCAGCCCTGCCTCCTCGTCTACCGGAGGagaagaacaagagcaagaaaCAGAAGGGGACGGGTGGTCCGTCGGGGAAGAGCCAAGCGCAGGCGGTGGGAGATGctccggtgccgccgccggagcctacAAGGCAGCTGCTGGTGAACGCTGTTGCGGCGGCGGTCGTGCTCGTGGGGATCATCTGGTGGGCGTGGCGCAACGCAACCTCAGCAGCTGAGCGGCCGATAGAGAGCTGCCCATTTGAAATGGACCGAAACTTTTAG